The Solanum pennellii chromosome 4, SPENNV200 genomic interval CAAACAATTGAAAATGTATACGAAAAAAAGCCTCATAAAAATACTCTTTCCGTCTCAAtaataattatcttaaaaagaaaaaatgtatatttttctaattatacCCTTATACTTTCATCTCTTATTGAACTTAATTACTACTAAATTATACTAACTTTGATACAAAGAGAGTAATAAAAAGGCAAAACTCAATCAATAAAGAAATGCCACCAACTATACCATTTACTATATAGTTACGTCCATTAATAGCTTCATACATGTATTGATACTAATACACGTTTCTTAATGAATGTCACAATAAAGTAAGCTAATCAAGAATCCAGTGGGGGcaattttctccatttctaccAGTCCTATCATTACAGCTCCCCCCACCCACCCCCAATCTCCATGGTCCCAAAACTCCCTCTCAGATTACTTGTACTGTAACAAGCCACTGTCTCTACTCTCTACCATCAACACTAGAGTCCATAGTGCCACATGCATTATTCCAATACCATATAGTAATACTTTGTCTTGCTCCTACAACGGTTCTTTGTTGAATAATTAAACGCCCAATTCTTCTTCCAGGAGCtggaggagaagaagaagaaaagggaatTATACTATGTCGGGGTTTCTGACTGATGAACTTTCAAAAAGAACTTCAATTTTCGGTTTACGTTTATGGGTTGTTTTGGGTATTTGTGTAGGAGCTGCAATTGTGCTTGTTCTGTTTCTTATATCAATATGGTTCACTTGCAAACGTAGCACTAGTAAAAAAACCCTTTCAGTTTCAGCTAAGAAAAACCCCAATATCCCTAAAGTATCCAAGGAAATTCAGGAAATCCGAATCGACCCAATTCGGACTCTGCCGGAAAACCCGAAACTACTACCTGCTCCGGCTCCGGCACCGATACCGGAACCTGATTCTTTCGAGGAGAAAACCCAGAATTCCGATGATTATCAGAGAACACTCATTGAGATCGAAAAGGGTCAGAAGATTGCCATTCCGGGTCGGGTTGGGCAAGGTGGCGGGTCTAGTCATGGTAGTGAGGAAGCTCGTTCTAATGAGCAGGCTATCATTGCTGTGCCGGAGGTTTCGTATTTGGGGTGGGGTCATTGGTATACACTGAGAGAGCTTGAAATTTCAACAAATTATTTTGCTGAGGAAAATGTGATTGGTGAAGGTGGCTATGGAATTGTTTACCGTGGAGTTATGGAAGATAACAGTAAAGTCGCTGTTAAGAATTTGCTCAATAACAGGTGCACTATTCAAAGTTATTTCCTTTTCTGTGAATTGGTTATGAATGTAAACTATGCTTTTTTAAGTAATATGGCATTGTTCATGTGTTAAATGTGGTATCTTTTGGTTTCTGGGGCTTAATTACTCACATAATAGGATTAACTCTCACAAGTGGAGTCTGGGGAGAGTAGAGTATACGACGGATTTTACTCCTACCTTGTAAAGATAGAGAGACTCTTTTTGATAGATTCTCGGTTTAAAAAGCATAGTAAAGCAGTTTGAAGAAGGGAATACAGAAAAGAAAGTAGGAATTATAGGATTAGTTAATGAAAAAAACTGTACCTTTTGTTCTGTCTTTTGGTTTATATATGTAGTTTTCTTTTCAGGGGACAAGCAGAGAAGGAGTTTAAGGTTGAAGTTGAAGCAATTGGTCGGGTTCGGCACAAGAATTTGGTGAGGTTACTCGGTTACTGTGCCGAGGGTGCTCACAGGTAATTCAGTTTCAGTTGTCTGCAGCTTAATACTATCAGTTATAGTATTATGGTGGCGAACTGGTGATTTTCTTTTAGGGTGTTTTTGACCTGTAATTATTCTGGTACTTCTGCTTTTGAGCTTGAGTTGGGATGAATTGCTCAATACGGTCGATATGCAATTTCAGGATGCTTGTGTATGAGTATGTGGACAATGGGAATTTAGAACAGTGGCTCCATGGAGATGTAGGGCCTTGCAGCCCTCTTACGTGGGAAATTAGAATGGATATCATTCTCGGAACAGCTAAAGGGTATACAACTGCTAATTTTTTGGTTAACCTTTTTGTTTTGAGCGGtaattgtttttttactttGTGTTAAAGGGAGTAACTAAAGCTTGGTGAGTCTTACAGGTTAACCTATCTTCATGAGGGCCTTGAACCCAAGGTTGTTCACCGTGACATCAAATCAAGCAATATTTTGCTTGATACACAGTGGAATCCAAAAGTGTCAGACTTTGGCTTGGCAAAGCTTTTGGGTGCTGAGAAGAGCTACATTACTACTCGGGTTATGGGAACATTCGGGTTAGTGCTTGACATTTCAAAACCCACTATCATTGTTTTGTTGCTAATATTGAGTTGCTCTTGGGAAATAAATTGCTGATGACCCCTTTTTTATCAGTTACGTTGCTCCGGAATATGCTAGCACTGGCATGTTGAATGAGAGAAGTGATGTGTATAGTTTTGGAATTCTTATTATGGAAATCATTTCTGGAAGGAATCCGGTGGATTACAGCCGTCCTGCTGGAGAGGTTCGTCTCATATGATCAATGTTAGTTCCTAGTTTCAGGAAGTCTCTTTAATATTTGTTCCAGTTTTGTTCTGACTCTGCTTAGTCAATCCGGCTCACAGGTAACTCTGGTTGATTGGCTTAAAATAATGGTTTCAAACCGGAATGCCGAGGGTGTTGTGGATCCCAAGATACCTGAGAAGCCCTCTTCAAGAGCCCTGAAACGTGTTCTTTTGGTAGCATTACGCTGTGTTGATCCCAATGCTCAGAAGAGACCAAAAATGGGACAAGTAATACACATGCTTGAAGCTGATGACTTTCCCTTTCGTGATGTAAGCTCTTGTTTTCCTTCAGGCCCTTGAATTTAGTGTCACATTCATTAGTCACTAGAGTTGTGCATTTGGGGTAATGGAATGATGTGAACTGAATCTAAGACTTAATTTGGATGTAATTGTGCTGTTAGCTAAAATGTTGTCATGCCCAAGTATCTACTTTTCTGAATGATCACTTAATGCATGATATGACATGAGGATATTTTCTGTTGGAATTATGTTTGTTACACCagaaattagatcacattaatgaACCTCCTTACGTACCCTATTAACAACTACCAAGCACATGGACCGCTTTTAATATGTCGTAATGTGCTGGTGAGATCTGATCAAAGTTGTGATGTCTATTTTATTACACCATGGACCAACACTGATATAATTTTGCATTGTGTTAATTAGTACAAGGATCATCACATCAGTTTTCTATCAATACCCTTACTTGGTTTTCATTCACTTATTCTGAATAACTGTGGCATTGATACAGGAGCGACGGGCTTCAAGGGAGCATGGTGGTCGTTTATATCGTGATGGTGCTAAAGAGAGGTTAATGGACAAGCGTGTAATTGAATCAGGTGATAGCAGTGGATATGAAAGTAGTGTGCAAACCAACTGGTCTTTGGTCAAGAAACAAGAAACCGATGATGAGCATTAGCAGCACCGACATAGTTACAAGGTCAATTCCAACCCTGTTGTTTCGTCTGTCATTCATTTGGAGCTAGCACATGTAAATATCATTCACTTAACTTCTGCATTTTTCAGTTAATTCAGTAGTCTTGATAGGTTTTGTAGCATAAATATCATTCACTTAATTGCCTTCAGTTTTGCTTTGAACATAACTGTTATTTTACCAGTGAAAGGACATGATTGTATTGTATTGCTTTTACCACAACGAGTTCAACTTATGTGCACTGACAATGACCTTTTATTAATACATCGTGTTAAAATAACCTACTAACTATCTACCGTAATCCTAATGTGGTAACATAAAAAGTACAGCAAATAACCTGTCTTATATGGATTTTACCAggattagaaaagaaaaaggtacATCTTTTTTGGGGACAGATATCAGATGGGAGTCATTTTCTAGTGGACAGATAATGTCACCGACAGAAAGCTACATTCAATAAAAAGAGGATTCATGAACAATTAACAACTGAAATTAGTCCAAATGTACGACCAAAACAGTTGATTTTTCCTTAATCAGACAAAGGTTAACACAAATGTTCTTTTTGGTGATTTGGGTTCTGAGGTAGGGTTGATTGAAATGTTTCATGGGATGCCTACTGTAATGGCGGACCGCCCCGGGCTCTACGCTATTATACGTGATGTGAGCGGTTCAAATTTGTTGAATCTTTCTCAATCATCTTAGGTGGAACTTTTTTACTAGGACAAGTAAATATCAAAGAACTTAAGAATATTCAacatataacataatacataaatctATTTACTCGATACGATATTTCCGCGAATGAAATCTTAATTAGTTCTTCTTGAACAAAGGTGGCTCCACCACTAGGGGTGTCCCTATGAGCACTAAAGTCTTGAGTATGCTACAAATTACATAAGGAGGAAATGAGGTAGGTGTCCTTTGTATTTGGCTGCTACtatagatgatctttttgacAGCTAGAGATTTGAGATTTTGGACCCAtcaatttaattatgttttctaGCTTTGTCATGATGTAGAAAAtagttgttatgttttattagttatttaaggtgtttatttattttcaacaaCTTTAATTTGGTGTAATAAATGACCAAACATTAAGGGGCGCCTCCAACCAAACAGTCCTATCCTGACTTTCTCAAAAGTTCTGCATGTGAAAATGAAAATGGGAAAATTCTCTTCTACTGTTTGGTTTTGtcaaaagagagaagaaaatggAGGGAGTAAAGATTATTATAAAGAATAAATCAAGAGTGTGGTTAGATTAACGTCATTCTTCTATTCATTAGAGATCTCAGGTTTAAATCCCGAGAATGGAGAAAGTAATACATTTACACTATGctattttataaaaacaaatgtACGAAAGGATTGAGCTTAATTAGAAATCTCAGACTCGAACGTTCTTTCTTGTTCTTACATATCTACACCACAAAAAAGTTTCTTtccatctctttctcttgatgAAACAACAAAAGTGAATCATTTTGCTGCTTTGTTTCCTCTTTTCACTTTTCCTTTTTTCCTAAAGGAAGGTCCAAATAGTATCATTGCCAGAGTAAGAATTAAAGGAGCTTACTAGTGGccataaacaaaaataatttgagcGGAATTTTTAGACTATGAATTTAGTGATTCTTATGCTATATGATTAAGTACATTTAACCTTCAATTAAATGAAATGTTTACTCCTCATCCATTTACCTAGAAAAAAGAGTTATACTTAGACTATTGTGAGAACAAATATTACCTTCGAATATGAAGTAACTAGCCGTAAGAAAATTTACAATCAACTGTTCATGTTTCAATTAATTGAAGGTTAGATGTgctttgaaaaaatattatactggccaaaatcaaaatttggtgATAATTTTGGTTTGGCTCCAAATTGCATTCAACAAAGCCTTTTGATGTAGACTTTCCACTTGATTGCCAAAAAGTGAATTCCAAAGGAATGTCACATCCTAGGAAATTTCTACTTAGGTCCATTTTTACAATGTTTCCAGACAAAATGTGCATTAAATATATCTTGTTAGCATATGCTTGAAGTTATATGGTGACATTTCAAGAACTTGTAGATATAGGAAATAACAAAATAGACCGGCCAAGAAAGTTAACAATGATTAGATGGAGAAATTATACCAATAAGATACCAatacaaataaaacaaaacaaaatggtCTAATCAAACTTAAGAATAAATCTCAAAAGCTTAACAATGCACCATGGCATTAGTATATATAATGTGCATACCAGAACAGATGAAGAAAATAACACAAGAAATTGAGTTTTGAAGCAAAAAAAGTAGATCCAAAAAATGGGATTCTTATTGCTCTTATTATTCCTCTTAGCTAATTCAGCTTCGGGAAAAAGAACCACTTACATAATCCATATGGACAAGTCATTCATGCCTAAGGCTTTTACTAGTCATGAGCAATGGCACTCTTCAATTCTTGAAACTGTCAACTTGAAAGATACAGCAAGCAAAAGTTCTACAAAGCCGACTAGGCTTCTTTATTCGTATGACAATGCATTTCATGGATTGAGTGCTGTTATGTCTGAGGATGAATTGCAAGTTCTTGAAAAGTTGCCTGGTTTTGTCTCGGCTTATGCTGATAAAATGGTCACTCTTGACACAACTCACACATTTGAGTTTCTCGGTCTGAATCCTGAGTCAGGGCTATGGCCAGCTTCTCACTATGGCGAAGACGTGATTGTTGGTGTCATTGATACTGGAGTGTGGCCAGAGAGTCGGAGTTATAAGGATGATGGGATGACTGAAATTCCGTCAAGGtggaagggtatatgtgagcctgGACAAGACTTTAATGCTTCAATGTGTAACAATAAGTTAATTGGTGTTCGATACTTCAACAGAGGAGTTAAAGCTGCAAATCCTAATATTACAATTAGTATGAAGTCAGGCAGGGATACACAAGGTCATGGCACGCATACTTCATCAACTGTTGGTGGAAACTATGTCGAGGGTGCTTCATTCTTTGGCTATGCAACTGGCACGGCAAGAGGGGTCGCTCCACGTGCTAGGCTTGCCATGTATAAGGTCATTTTTGATGAAGGAAGATTCGCTTCTGATGTGCTTGCTGGTATGGATCAAGCTGTTGCTGATGGTGTCGATGTGATATCCATCTCTATGGGATTTGATAATGTTCCACTGTATGAAGACCCTATTGCCATAGCTTCATTTGGTGCCATGGAGAAAGGCGTTCTTGTTTCTGCTTCAGCAGGAAATGCAGGTGTCACTCCTGGAATACTCCACAATGGAATCCCCTGGCTCTTGACTACTGCTGCTGGCTCTATTGATCGCGTCCACTCAGGAAAATTGACTCTTGGAAATGGACAAGTGATCACTGGATGGTCAATGTACCCTGTTAGCGCCCTTGTCAACGATTTCCCACTTATCTACAACGAGTCAATATCGAGTTGCAATTCGACTTCCTTATCCAGCTTCAATTTTGGAATCATCATATGTGAAAATGGAAATTTCCTTGATCAAATAAATGCCATTGCTGAATCCTCTGCCCCTGCTGCTATATACATCTCTGACGATCCAAGAATTTTCCAGAGAGAAGAATTTGCATATCCTGGTGTTGTTATCAGTCCTGAAGATGGTGCAGCTGTGATCAGTTATGCTAAATCTGGTGCCAATCCTGTTGCCAGCATTAGCTTCCAACAGACATTTGTGAGATCAACACCAGCACCCGTTGTTGCAACTTACACATCACGAGGTCCTTCACCGAGCTATCCAGGAATCTTGAAGCCAGACATAATGGCACCAGGGTCATTAGTCTTAGCATCCTGGATTCCTAATAGTTATACAGTTTCGATATATCCAGATATCGGATTGAGCAGTGAATTCGCGATGGTTTCAGGAACATCCATGGCTTGTCCACATTCTTCTGGCATTGCTGCACTTCTTAAAGGCGCACATCCTGAATGGAGTCCAGCAGCAATCCGATCTGCAATGATCACTGGTGCCATCAACATTGACAACACAAATTCCCCCATCAAAGATTCAGGCCTAAACTACAGTATCGCGACTCCTCTGGCTATGGGAGCAGGGTTAGTTAATCCAAACTTCGCCCTGAATCCAGGTCTTATCTATGATGCCACACCACGAGACTACATAAACCTTTTATGTGCCATGAAATTCACTCGCAAGCAAATCTTGACAATCACAAGATCATCAACCTACACTTGCCAAAATGCATCTTCTGATCTTAACTACCCATCCTTCATCGCACTATACACAAATGAAACTACAGCAACATTGAGTCAAAAGTTCGTTAGGACAGTGACAAACGTTGGTGATGGCCCTGCTAACTATTCTATTAATATGGTCGTCCCATCGAACACAAACATAAGTGTTTATCCTTCAAGATTGTCCTTCAACAGCAAGTATGAGAAGCTAAGTTATACATTGACGATTGAATATAGTGGTAACAGAACTGGAGAAGTTGTATTCGGATCACTTACTTGGGTGGATGTAATTGGTCTCCATGCTGTAACAAGTCCAATTGTGGTTGCACCAATGATCCGTACTTGGTAATGACCAAAAAACAAGTCTGGATTTTTAGACTATGAGTTTAAAGGTTCTTCTGATATATGATTAAGTATATCTCATCTTCAATCAAATGAAATGCAGGTTCCTTGTCCATTTTTAGATTGTGAGAACAAATATTATCttcaaatatgaaataactAACAGTATAAACCTAAATCTGCATGGCTAATTAAATAGTGTAATGATTAATATACATTAATgttgagaaaatttaaaattacagGATCAATAGTACACATCTTAAGTAATTGAAATTTGAAGGTTAAATGTGGTtagataaatattataaggaccaaaatcaaaatttggtgATATTGGAGTGACTAAAACTGCAAATCCTCGTATTCTTATTAATTTGGCAAAGTTCATATTAACCACTCGCATAAATATACCTTCTTCAGTACCAATACCAATAAATACATTTAAGCTTCAATCAAATGAAACGTTTAATCTTCATCCGTTTACATAGAAAAAAGAGTTGGACTATTGTGAGAACAAATATTACCTTCAAATATGAAGTAACTAGCAGTAAGAAAATTTACAGTCAACGAAttcacattttaattaattgaaggttaaatgtattgaaaaaatattatacggaccaaaatcaaaatttggtgATATTTTGCGAAAAGGTCTAACTTTGCCCTCTGTACTCATTCATGACCTCCTCATTAGATTTTTGGTTTGGCTCCAAATCGTATTCAACAAAGCCTTTTGATGTTGACTTTCTACTTAGGTCCACTTTTACTAG includes:
- the LOC107017829 gene encoding probable serine/threonine-protein kinase At1g01540, which translates into the protein MADPYRTNPHASSSLESEDMSSFFLNFLQGTSASSSATAAAGFYNRSVPAPVAESSSSLNFSDPGRFYAAEFKEGVENVFASAGLGDCDGMNSANRREFLEDDKVDNFGFSSEECDGLDMPSDPTHPRSSKRSRSAEVHNLSEKRRRSRINEKLKALQNLIPNSNKTDKASMLDEAIEYLKQLQLQVQMLTLRNGLSLYPGYVPGSLQSVQLPSGNEFDGRSFMLSANGGATLPVNREMPQTAFEISNQNPSGKPTITSHNTENAVALETTVQNHYGLLNHLASSKDMCRDNTLSRLHLDMSCSGNNSSSGVSSPNSSSRSWRRRRRKGNYTMSGFLTDELSKRTSIFGLRLWVVLGICVGAAIVLVLFLISIWFTCKRSTSKKTLSVSAKKNPNIPKVSKEIQEIRIDPIRTLPENPKLLPAPAPAPIPEPDSFEEKTQNSDDYQRTLIEIEKGQKIAIPGRVGQGGGSSHGSEEARSNEQAIIAVPEVSYLGWGHWYTLRELEISTNYFAEENVIGEGGYGIVYRGVMEDNSKVAVKNLLNNRGQAEKEFKVEVEAIGRVRHKNLVRLLGYCAEGAHRMLVYEYVDNGNLEQWLHGDVGPCSPLTWEIRMDIILGTAKGLTYLHEGLEPKVVHRDIKSSNILLDTQWNPKVSDFGLAKLLGAEKSYITTRVMGTFGYVAPEYASTGMLNERSDVYSFGILIMEIISGRNPVDYSRPAGEVTLVDWLKIMVSNRNAEGVVDPKIPEKPSSRALKRVLLVALRCVDPNAQKRPKMGQVIHMLEADDFPFRDERRASREHGGRLYRDGAKERLMDKRVIESGDSSGYESSVQTNWSLVKKQETDDEH